CTTCCCAAGCGTAGAGTATATTCCTTTTATTTGGGATGATATAGAGATAAAAAAATATGGGCTTGACAAGAATAAATTTCCCCCGTTCATAAAAATGGGAGAAAATATTGGCGTTGTAACTTATAAAGCAGGAATTGAATTTGGGATAAATAGCGGAATTGGCGTAATTAATGCGGGATCAGATTATTTAAATGTTTTGGTTGGAAGTGGTGCTTTTCAAGAAGGAATTGTGTCAAATAGAATGGGTACAAGTGAAGGGTTTAATTTTGTTTCAAGTACATATTTACCAGGATTTTCTCTGGAATATCCTTATTTTTTAAAAGGATTTTTTATTATTGGGAAAATTGTTCCTTTTGGATATTTGATTCAATTATTAAAAGATAGTTTTTATAAGAAAAGTTTAACTTTTGAGTTTCTCTTAAAAAAGATTGTTAAAAGTGCCACATTAAATAATGTATACTTTTATCCAAGCAAGATTAAACTTTTTAATGATTTATTTATTTTAGATCCTTGTATTTGCAAAGATTTAAGTAAAGGAATTTTTGGTAGTGCTAAAAATTCATTAGATATTGGCTTGGCAATGCTTGAGTTTGTATGTTTTGCTTTTTACAACAGATTGATAGAGCTAAAAGCCTATAAAAAAGAAATTTTGAGTATTTTTGTTAGTGGATCTAATTCTGATAATTTGCTCTTAAATCAAATAAAAGCAAATATTCTTGGCAAAGATTTAAAGATTTTTGATTTTAAGCATTCAGAGATTATTGGGGGAGCAATTCAAGCATTCTATTCTTTAAGAGAATTTGGCAGCTTAAATGATTCTTTTTTAAAACTTGCAAAGATTAAGAATGTTGTTTCGCCTGTTATTGAGGTTCATGAAGAATATTTAGAAAAATATCAAAAATATATTAATAATTATAGTCTATTTGTTAACGGGTAATATATAAGTTTCTTTAAATTCGCCTATTCCTGCTATTTTTTTAAAGTCTACTTTTGCTTCTGATTTTGTTTTATAAGGGCCAGATCTTACTCTGTAAATATCTTTATTATCAACTGTTGCAGAATATATTTTAGCAATTATATTATATTTGAGTAATTTTTGAATATAGTTGTCTGCATTGATTGGGTCTGAGAGCGATACAAATTGTATGTAATATTCTGTATTAGGATCATAAATGGTATCAGGATTTAAAGTTTTTTGGGCTACAGGTTGAAATTTTTCAATAATTTTTGATTTTTGAGAAGTATTGAGTATTTTTTTAGTTGTGGGTTGAGGCTTTTCAATAGCTTTTGATTTTTGAGAAGTATTGAGTATTTTTTTAGTTGTAGGTTGAGGCTTTTCAGTAGCTTTTGATTTTTGAGAAGTATTAGATGGTTTGTTTATAGTTTTTTTTTCTTTATTTAAATCTTGTGTTAAATCTATGATTATTTCATTTTGAGTTTCAGATACCTTTAAAGACTTTTCATTTTGTTCAACCCTTTCTAAGGTGTTTTGATTTTTATCTTCTTCTAAAACAATATTTTTTTCTGCAATGTCTGAGGCCAGATTTTTGTTTGGAAAGAAAATAATTGTCCCAAGAAATATTATGATACAGACTGTTGCAATTGAAGTTAATGCTACAAAAAATCCTTTGTTATTATCATTGTTTTCATTCAAATCTTTCATAGTTAATTATCTCCTGCATTTTTTTTTCAATTTCTTTTTCTAGATATGCATAATTCTTGTTATTAATTATATTGATTATTCTTAAGTTTATAATATTTTTTTTAAAAAAAATATCTTTTTGGATTTTGAGTATTTTATTAATTATATTTGAGTCAATGTTTGGCATAGAGTATGATAATCTATTTTTTATTATAGAATTCTTTGTCTTTAGCACAATTATATAGTCACAAAGTTTTTCTAAATTTATTTTAAAAAGTAAAGCGGCATTAATTATTATTTTTGTAGATCGGTTTTGGATTAGGATTTTTTTTATTTTGCTGAGTATGATTGGGTGTGATATGCTTTCAAGTTTTTTTAGTTCTTTATTGTCATTAAATACAAGATTTCTTAACAAGAGTTTGTCTATTTCATTTTTAGCATTTAATATTTTTCTTCCAAATATTTTAACTATTTCTTCTTTTTTTTCATATAAAACTAAGTGTCCAAGCTTGTCTGCATTTATTTCGTAAAATCCATATTTGTTGCTAATTATTTTTGATGCGGTATCTTTGCCAGATGCAATTCTTCCTGTTATCCCAATGATTAATGGATTTCTCCCCACGATTTACCCGTTTCAATATTGGCTTTTAAAGGCAGATTTAATGCGTAGGCAGTTTCCATCATAATTTTTAATATTTTTTTCACTTCATTTTCTTCTTCAATAGGAGATTCAATGAGCATTTCATCGTGTACCTGTAGCAATATTTTTGATTTCATTTTTGTACTTTTAAATTCATTAAATACTTTGACCATTGCAATTTTCATAATGTCGGCGGCACTTCCCTGAATTGCGCTATTTATTGCTATTCTTTCAGCTGCAGATCTTTCTATGTAATTATTGCTATTAATTTCTTTTATATATCTTCTTCTTTTTAAGATGGTTTCGCTATATCCAGCATTTCTTACGAAGTTTATTTGATTTGTTATAAATTCTTTGATTTTTGGGTAAGAGTCGAAGTAAGAGTTTATAAATCCTTTTGCCTCTTCTTTTGTAATTCCTAGTTCTTTTGCAAGTCTAAAATCTGACATTCTATAAATTATTCCAAAATTAATAGATTTTGCTATTCTTCTTAAGTTAGGAGTAATTTCTTTTTCTTCTATTTTGAAAAGCTTTGAAGCTGTTTCTGTATGAATATCTTTATTATTTTCGAATGCTTTAATGAGGACTTCATCTTGAGATAAATGAGCAAGTATAGCAAGCTCGATTTGAGAATAATCAGCTGAAATAAAAATATTTCCATTTTCTGGTTTAAATGCTTTTCTTATTTTTCGCCCTTTTTCATCTTTTATTGGTATGTTTTGCAAGTTGGGGTTTATGCTAGTGATTCTTCCAGTTGCTGTTTTTGTTTGTATGAAGCTTGTGTGCAGTCTGTTTGTTTTATAGTTGATTAGTTCTACCAAATTATCTGTGTAAGTACTCTTCAATTTTGCAATTTGTCTGTATTTTATTAGATTTTCAATTGATTCGTGTTGTCCTCTGAGAGATTCAAGCACTTTTATATCAGTTGAATCTTTTTTCATTTTTTCAGGTAATTTTAGATTCAGTTTTTCAAATAAAATTTCATGCATTTGTTTTGGAGAATTTAGATTAAAATCAATTCCTATGCTTTTTATTATTTCGGTTTCGATTAGTTCTAATTCTTTTCCAAGTTCTTTTCCATATTCTTTTAAATATTCTTTATCAAGGTAAATGCCATTTTCTTCCATTTCTATAATTACTTTGTTAAAAGGCATTTCTATTTCGTGCATTAACTTGTCGAGTTTGTCTTCTTTTAATTTTTTGGTAAATATATTAAATAATCTAAATGTAATATCAGCATCTTCAGATGAATAGCTTGTTGCCATTTCTAAAGATATGTTTGCAAAGTTATCATTTTTTTGAATAACATCTTCATATTTAATATTTTTATGCATTAAATACTTTTCTGCAAGAAAATCAAGCGATACTTTTGAGTTTGTGTCAATAAGGTATGCGGCAATCATTGTATCAAAATAAGGTGGTATAGGGCTAAATCCATTATTTTTAAGTATTTTATAGTCAAATTTATAATTTTGACCAATTATTTTTGGATTTGACTCAAAAAGATTATTAAATTTTTGTATTATATAATTTTTTTCTATGTAAATTTTTCCTTTTGCTTCGATTGGAATATAGCAGCCCTCAAATTCTTTAAATGAAATGGAAATCCCAATTAATTTTGCTGTGTAAGTGTCAAGCGAAGATGTTTCTGTGTCTATTGATATGTATTTAGCCTTTTTAAGGTTTTCCATTAAATCGTCAAGTTCTATTTTTGTTGTTATTGAGCGGTATTTAACATTTTCTGTGTCAATTGTATTTATATCATCTAAGCTGTTAGTAGTAGTAATTTCTTGTGCAAATAGGCTTTTTTGATCTGTATTTTCTTTTTCTTGTTTCAAGATATCCTTTTTATAAGTTTTTATTAAGGCAATTGCTGAGTGCTTTTCAAACAAAGATATTATCTCTTCGCTAAAATTCTTTAAGGCGAAGTTTTCGATTTCTGGAATTTTTAAATTTTCTTCAAGACTTACAAGTTCATAGCTTAAAAAGGCATTTTCTTTTTCTTTGATTAAAAGTTCTCGGTGTTTTTTATGTATTAGTTCTAAATTTGAATATATCCCGTCTAAGGTTTTAAACTCTCTTAATAAAGTTGCTGCTCCTTTTGGGCCAATGCCTTTTATTCCGGGTATATTGTCAGATCTGTCCCCAACAATAGCTAAATAATCTTTCATTTGAAAACTATTTACTCCAAATTTTTTTATTACGTACTCATTATCCATTTCAATAAAGCTGTTGTTTTCAATTTTTAGTATTTTTATGTACTCTGTCATTGTTTGCAGCAAGTCTTTGTCAGGAGAAATAATATAAGTTAAATAGTTATTCTTTGCAGCCTTTTTAGCAAAACTAGCTAAAAGATCATCAGCTTCATAGCCCTCTAGCTCAAAGATTGGTATTTTTGCCTTTAAAAGGCCTTCTTTTATCCATCCGATTTGAGGTATTAAATCGTCAGGAGGTGAATCTCTTGTTGCTTTGTAGCTTGGATACTTTTGTTTTCTAAAAGTTGGTACTTCTGAGTCAAAGGTGATGATCAAATGTTCAGGATTTTTTTCTTTTATTATGAAAAATAATGTTTTAAAAAAACCAATAAATGCGTTTACATTTTCTCCTTGTGTGTTTAAAAGCGGATAATTTTTCATTACGTGATAATTTCTAAATATTATATTTAGTGCATCAATTAGGTAAAGTTCTTTCATATTTTAATATCTAACATTATAGGCGAATTATTTACTGCAAGGTTTTGGTGTTTTTTAGTTTTTGGAATTTTTCTTTTTGCATTTGCAATTTGTTGTAAGATTTCACAACAAATTTGATATTTAATGTATATTTCTTCTTTTAGTAGATTAATTTCTTTAATCAAGTAATCAAAATTATCCAATTTTTGGTTTTTAGATTTCAACCATGCATTTATTGTTTTATAATAGTTTTTGATTGATTCTAATATTAAATCTTTCTTAGGATTGGTTATGTTTAATATTCTTATTTCTTCTTTTTTCAATTCATTACTTTCTATTGTTAATATTAATTTCAATTCTTTTAATTCTAATAACAAATTGCTAAAATATTTTTTTAAAATTTCATTAGCTGACAATATTTATTCCTAATTTACTTTGCTTAACATTATTTTCTTTTTTACTTAATTTTTTCCAGGCAAAGCTTAATACTTGCAGTTGTTTTATAACATTGTCAATTTTGTGTGTTTCTTTTTTTAAAAGAACATTTTCTAACTCTTTGTTTAGAAACAAGTATATTGAGAGTAAGTTTGTAGAGATGTTTCCACCTTGCTCAAAATTTAAGGTTGACATTAATTCGGTAATTATTTCTTGTGCATGAAAAATTTTTTCATTAGCTTTAACTGCATTTTTCCAATTTCCATCTTTTATAAGCTCTTTTGCAACTTTTAAATCCTGTATTGCTTTCTCATAAAGCATTATCAATATTGATAGGGGATTTGATGTGTTTATTTGTGTTTGTTTATATATTTTTTCTTTTGATATCAAAATTTCCTCTAATCCAAAAGTTTGATTTGTTCTATTATTTGGTCTTTTTTAAAAGGTTTTGTAATATATCCTCTAGCTCCAAGAGATAAAGCTTTTTGTATTAATTCTTGTTTTCCAATAGCTGTAACCATTAATATATTAACTTTTTTAAGCGATTTTTTGTTAATTTCATACATTTTTTCAAGAGCTGTGATTCCATCCATTCCCATCATTGTTATATCGAGTGTTATTAAATCAATATTATTTTGTTTTTCAAATTCTTTAACAGCCTGAATGCCATCTTCAGCTTCTAAAAATTCTTTAAATCCCAATTGACTTAAAATTTTTATTAGGTTTTTTCTCATAAAAAGTGAGTCATCAACTATTAAAGCTTTTTTGCTTTCTTCCAAACTAGCACTCCTTTTATCCATTTTAACATATTAAAATGTCTTTAACGACAATTTAAATATAATTCACATTTTTATAATATTGTTTTTTTGATTGATATTTTTCTTTAAAGATTATTTTAATTTGAACATAAACAAAATAACATGTACTTTGGGGGATATTTTATACCTTGTATATAAGGTTAAAGTAGGTTTTTGCCTGTTAAAATTGTTTGATAAAATAATAAATAATATGTTAAATTTTACCCTATGAGCAGCAAAGTACAGCAAGAAATTGCAGACTTGAAGAAGTTGATTAGAAAGTGGGATAAAGAGTATTATATCGATTCTTTACCTACTGTTGAAGATTTTGTATATGATAAGCATATTTTAAGGCTTCAAGAGCTAGAAAGTAAGTACCCCGAATATAAGACTTTAGATTCTCCTACTCTTAAATTTGGCAGTGATCTTTTAAATGATTTTAAAGAGGTTGAACATTCTGCTCCTATATTAAGTCTTGATAAGGTTTATGATCTTAATTTGCTAAAATCATGGATAGATAAGATTGATTTTAATAATTCTTTTAATATTTCTGTTGAACCAAAGATTGATGGATGCTCTATTGTTCTTTATTATAAAGATGGTTTTCTTGAAAAAGCTCTTACTAGGGGTAATGGAAAATTTGGTAATGACGTTACTAAAAACATTAGAACCATTAGATATATCCCTTTATTTCTTGATGAAAAGGTTGATTTAGTATTAAGAGGTGAGGTTTATATTACTAAAGAAAA
This genomic interval from Borreliella andersonii contains the following:
- the coaE gene encoding dephospho-CoA kinase (Dephospho-CoA kinase (CoaE) performs the final step in coenzyme A biosynthesis.), yielding MGRNPLIIGITGRIASGKDTASKIISNKYGFYEINADKLGHLVLYEKKEEIVKIFGRKILNAKNEIDKLLLRNLVFNDNKELKKLESISHPIILSKIKKILIQNRSTKIIINAALLFKINLEKLCDYIIVLKTKNSIIKNRLSYSMPNIDSNIINKILKIQKDIFFKKNIINLRIINIINNKNYAYLEKEIEKKMQEIINYERFE
- the polA gene encoding DNA polymerase I yields the protein MKELYLIDALNIIFRNYHVMKNYPLLNTQGENVNAFIGFFKTLFFIIKEKNPEHLIITFDSEVPTFRKQKYPSYKATRDSPPDDLIPQIGWIKEGLLKAKIPIFELEGYEADDLLASFAKKAAKNNYLTYIISPDKDLLQTMTEYIKILKIENNSFIEMDNEYVIKKFGVNSFQMKDYLAIVGDRSDNIPGIKGIGPKGAATLLREFKTLDGIYSNLELIHKKHRELLIKEKENAFLSYELVSLEENLKIPEIENFALKNFSEEIISLFEKHSAIALIKTYKKDILKQEKENTDQKSLFAQEITTTNSLDDINTIDTENVKYRSITTKIELDDLMENLKKAKYISIDTETSSLDTYTAKLIGISISFKEFEGCYIPIEAKGKIYIEKNYIIQKFNNLFESNPKIIGQNYKFDYKILKNNGFSPIPPYFDTMIAAYLIDTNSKVSLDFLAEKYLMHKNIKYEDVIQKNDNFANISLEMATSYSSEDADITFRLFNIFTKKLKEDKLDKLMHEIEMPFNKVIIEMEENGIYLDKEYLKEYGKELGKELELIETEIIKSIGIDFNLNSPKQMHEILFEKLNLKLPEKMKKDSTDIKVLESLRGQHESIENLIKYRQIAKLKSTYTDNLVELINYKTNRLHTSFIQTKTATGRITSINPNLQNIPIKDEKGRKIRKAFKPENGNIFISADYSQIELAILAHLSQDEVLIKAFENNKDIHTETASKLFKIEEKEITPNLRRIAKSINFGIIYRMSDFRLAKELGITKEEAKGFINSYFDSYPKIKEFITNQINFVRNAGYSETILKRRRYIKEINSNNYIERSAAERIAINSAIQGSAADIMKIAMVKVFNEFKSTKMKSKILLQVHDEMLIESPIEEENEVKKILKIMMETAYALNLPLKANIETGKSWGEIH
- a CDS encoding FGGY-family carbohydrate kinase, with product MNALSIDIGTSVLKAALVNSKKGVLSYIDVSYSDYFDVDFENFDFNIWLFSFKKAISNFQPSKIDCISISGISPCLIALNSNLIPLEVLHWNSLKIKSSYFKGKSAFLPYVLSTVERGTYSKISYFVSCFEYFIYLLTGKLFTSFPSVEYIPFIWDDIEIKKYGLDKNKFPPFIKMGENIGVVTYKAGIEFGINSGIGVINAGSDYLNVLVGSGAFQEGIVSNRMGTSEGFNFVSSTYLPGFSLEYPYFLKGFFIIGKIVPFGYLIQLLKDSFYKKSLTFEFLLKKIVKSATLNNVYFYPSKIKLFNDLFILDPCICKDLSKGIFGSAKNSLDIGLAMLEFVCFAFYNRLIELKAYKKEILSIFVSGSNSDNLLLNQIKANILGKDLKIFDFKHSEIIGGAIQAFYSLREFGSLNDSFLKLAKIKNVVSPVIEVHEEYLEKYQKYINNYSLFVNG
- the fliS gene encoding flagellar export chaperone FliS; this encodes MISKEKIYKQTQINTSNPLSILIMLYEKAIQDLKVAKELIKDGNWKNAVKANEKIFHAQEIITELMSTLNFEQGGNISTNLLSIYLFLNKELENVLLKKETHKIDNVIKQLQVLSFAWKKLSKKENNVKQSKLGINIVS
- a CDS encoding SPOR domain-containing protein, translating into MKDLNENNDNNKGFFVALTSIATVCIIIFLGTIIFFPNKNLASDIAEKNIVLEEDKNQNTLERVEQNEKSLKVSETQNEIIIDLTQDLNKEKKTINKPSNTSQKSKATEKPQPTTKKILNTSQKSKAIEKPQPTTKKILNTSQKSKIIEKFQPVAQKTLNPDTIYDPNTEYYIQFVSLSDPINADNYIQKLLKYNIIAKIYSATVDNKDIYRVRSGPYKTKSEAKVDFKKIAGIGEFKETYILPVNK
- a CDS encoding response regulator, with translation MEESKKALIVDDSLFMRKNLIKILSQLGFKEFLEAEDGIQAVKEFEKQNNIDLITLDITMMGMDGITALEKMYEINKKSLKKVNILMVTAIGKQELIQKALSLGARGYITKPFKKDQIIEQIKLLD